The nucleotide sequence GAGACGTTGGACCGAGCTGACAGGCTCATTTCCTCAGTGGCCCGAGGATCTGTTGGAACCAGGAAGCTGCACAGAAGTGGAGGAAGACTTCAGGGCTCTTTGCCAGGAGCTGGACAGAAAGCCTTACCTTCAAGGCAGACTTCCCACAGGTGGAAGCTATGCATTTTTTTCCGGTATGGCCAGACGGCTATCAGCCCATCCTCCTGTGGCCTCAGGGGAAATGCGTTTGCCAGAAGCTGTTGTGGCCAATGTTTTTCATCTCTTCAGAGTGCTTGGCAGGGAGCCCCTGGGGATTCTCAACCGCATCCTGGCCCAGGAGCAGGCCCTGGCTGAACCTGCGGCCATAGTGGTTTACAGATGGCTTGCAGCTCAGGAAAAGTGCTGGAAGGAGAACTCCGTTGCGCCCAACTCGGCCTTGGAGGATTATGCAGCGTTTTTCTTGAACACCCTGGGAGGACAAGGATACCTGAGAAGGCGCCCTCCGAAACTGGCGGCTCTGGCAGGATTTTACTCCTTGGTGATTCTGGAAAAGGCGATCTCCTCCGGAAGAAATCCTCATGGCCTGGACCTGAGGCCTCACATAGTTTTCTACCGCGAACTCATCAGAAGTCAGGAGCTTGTGTTCAAGGAAAGGTACTTGGAGACCCTGTCCAAGATGGAGACTCGCTGGAAGGATTTCTCCCATACCGAATCAGGGTCCGGCCGTCCTTGAGAAGTGCCAGTCTTGCTTAAAACCTTCGGGAAGCTAATCATACCATGTACAGCAATGTGATAGTGGCTCTGGCCGTGATCCTCATGTGGGAACTCCTGCCCAGCTCCACCGGGGGGGCCGGGCTAGAATTCCTTGAAAGAATCGAGCTTACCTCAGGGCTAATCTTTTTTTACATAATCCTTGTGCGAACGGCTTTTATCCATTGGAAGAAAAGACGCAGGCCAAGCCTCGAGTCTCATGCCTTCCAGCTCTTCCATGCTTCCTTTGTGCAACGCTTTGTCATATGCGGTGCCATTTTCTATGGTCTGATCCTGTATTGGTTGGGCTGGAAAACCAGTCTTGAAAAGCTTCCCATGGGAGGCAGCGATCTTCTGCTGAGCCTCCTGGGCATCTTGCCATTTCTGTTGATTCTCTTGGGTGTTTGGGCAGCCTGCTTCCCTGGTGGCAGGCCCGGCCTTTGGAAAATGAGTTCATATCTTTGGGACCAAGCCCTTCTTTTCTTGCCAGTATTGGTACCATGGACGGTCATACTGGCCATCATGGACCTCATCAGGCTATTGGCCCCTGGGCTGGAAAGAAAACTGCAGGAAGATAGCCTTTGGGGTTTGGGGGTTTTTGCAGTGCTCCTTCTGGTGTTGGCCTGGGGCTTTCCTACTTTGGTCATCAGGCTTTGGAAATGCTCCCCCATGCCTGTGGGCAAGCTGAGGGAGTTCCTGGAAGATTTCTTTCAAAGGCAGGGGTTCCGATACAAAGGGATATTCCTCTGGAACCTCCTTCAGGGCTCCACGGCAACCGCAGGGATAATGGGAATTTTCCCTAGCTCCAGGTATGTACTGATCACACCTTCCTTGTTGAGCCTCTTGGAACCACAGGAGCTGGAAGCTGTCATGGCGCACGAGATAGGTCATGTACGTCATCTGCACATGGTCTTTTATCTGGCCTTCATGATGGGCCTCACCCTGATTCTGGATCTGTGTTTGAGGGCGGCGCCGTGGGCTTTGGGAGGCGGATTCCTGATGCTTGAGGCTGCCGGGCTCCCCATAGATGGGTGGTGGGAAAAAAGCTGGCTGGATTCCTCCAGCGTGAGACTTGCAGCATCCCTTTTTTTTGTTGCAATGGCAGTGTTCTACCTTCGCTTCGGCTTCGGCCTGTTTTCCAGAAACTTCGAAAGACAGGCGGATCTTCACGCCTTGGAGATACAAGGAAACGCTCTACCCCTCATAAGATCTTTGGAAAAGATAGGGGGATTCCACCCCTTGATACGCTCACTGCCCAACTGGCACCATTACAGCATCCAGGAAAGAGTTTACTTCCTGTCCAAGTGTCAGCAATTCCCGGCTGAGGTATCACGCCACCACAGGAAAGTAATGAGGCTTGTGGGAGGGTATCTGTTCGTGCTGCTTGTGCTTCTGGCCTTGGTCATAGGATGGAGATCCTTTCACTGGGACAGATATCTAAGCCTCAGGTTCCAGACCACGCTCACCAGTAGAATGCTGCAGAAGGATCCCGTGAATCCAGCCCTGTTTTTCATTGCCGGCACCCTTGCCATGGAAACAGGAGATCTGGCCCGCGCACAAGAGTTTTTGCAAAAATCCTTGGAACTGCAGCCCCATAATCCAGAGGCACTCAACAATCTGGCCTGGCTGTACGCCACAGCCCAAGACCACAGGTTCAAGGATCCTCAAAAAGCCTTGAGCCTGGCCTTGGAAGCTGCCAGGCTAAAGCCCCAGGAAGCTTATATCCTGGATACCTTGGCCGAGGCCTATTTTCAAAACGGCTATTTTAAAGAGGCAGTGGAGGCAGCACAAAAGGCTTTTTCCTTGGGAGGACATGCCTCGGAGCATTACAGGCGCCAGCTGGAGAGATTTCAGAGAAGTTTGTTGCCTGAGGGCCCCTGAGGGGGTAAAATCCCGAAGTTGTAACATCTATGGGACAAGCAAACAGATGCAGCAAGGCTTTGCGCCCAAGGCCCAGGAATCCATTGATGAAATGACCTGGATCTGGAGTCATGTTTCGGGATGGGGCAACCAGGAGCTGGCCATGTCTGAAGTTTTCTTCTCAGAGGGCTTTGTGGGCCACCATGGAGGAGGCAGGGAGCTTCCATGGCAGCATTTAACTTTGGCATGAGTCTTTGGTGGATTTGCCGGTAGATCTTCCGGCATGTGAGCTTAGGAGGGAACAACTTGTCAGGAAAGTGGTCACTGGAGAGCATAATGGAGGCGGCTCGTGGGTTTCAGGTGAGTCGTTTGATTCTGACGGCCGCGGAGTTGAATTTGTTTCCCCTTCTGGGAGGGGATCCCAGAGGGGCCCAAGAGGTAGCCCAAGGCCTTGGTTTGGACGGGCGTGCCACAGAGATCTTCCTGGATGCCCTGGCAGCTTTGGGATTACTGGAGAAGAGCGGAGGAAAATATCGCATTTCAGAGGGCCTGGGCTCAGTCCTTGCCGGAGACTCAGAGCAAAACGTGATGCCTCTGCTCAGGCACATGGCAACGCTTTGGAGGAGATGGGGGTCACTCAATGAGGTCTTGAGAACAGGTATGCCTCCTGAAACAGATTCCTGGGAGGCAAGACCCAAGGAGGAGAGGGAGGCCTTCATAGGGGCCATGCACGTCATAGGCAAACAGATGGCTCCGGAGTTGATAGGCGCCATATCCTTGGATGGAGTAAGAAGCATCCTGGATGTAGGAGGCGCTTCGGGTACATATGCCATAGCATTCCTGGAAAGCAAGAAAGATCTTAGGGTCACGCTTCTGGATCTACCTTCGGTCATTCCCCTGGCCAGGAAGCGTCTGGAAGAAAAAAAGCTTTTGGAAAGAGTGGAATTGGTGGCAGCCGATTTCGAAAAGGACTCCCTTCCACCAGGCCACGACATGGCCTTTTTGTCGGCCATAGTACATCAAAATGACAGAGTCCAAAACAGGCTCCTTTTCTCCAAAATCAGACAGGCCCTCAACCCTGGAGGCAGACTTGTGATAAGAGATCATGTCATGGATCCTTCCAGAACCAGACCTACTGCCGGGGCACTTTTTGCGGTGAATATGCTGGTATCCACCCGAGGCGGAACCACATACACTTTCCAGGAACTGAAAGAGGACTTGGAATCAGCCGGTTTCCAACATGTACGATGGACCCGCGTGGGCGAAAAGATGGACTCCCTTGTGGAGGCAGTACGAATGGGCGATGAGCTCCCATGATCGGATTTGCCCAGGACACCAGAAGGTTTCCCCGTTACCGGGTGGCCTTGCCCATGCGTTTTAGCCTCATCAGCGGGGAAGACCGCCGCAGGGTGTCGCGTTTTTACCGCACCACTGTGAGAGATCTGGGCCTGGGCGGAGTATCAATAGTGACCCCGGTGCTGAAGCTAGACGGCATACATTTTTTTTATAACTCCATACCTACGGTGCGAAACCAAATCATGATGCAGATATACCTTCGCAAAGAAGATCTCCCTCTGGTTGCATTGGGATACGCTGCTCAGGGCAGAGTCGTGAGGATAAAGGACAGAAAGGCATACCTGGTGGGCATCAATTTTCTCCAGATCAACGAGGTCCAGGGCCAGAGACTCAGAGGATTTCTCCTGCAGTTGGAAAAGGGAAGCCGCCCTTAGGCTCAAGTGGTTTTTTGGTGATAGCGCATCCATAAATCCATGGCCTTGAGACACCTGGACATGTCCTGGAAAAGGGGTATCTTGGCTCCTATTACCATATCTTCCAAGGCCTTACGGTTGCTCTGTGCATGGCTGTGGGGCATTACCACTACAAGAGGGCAACTGAGGCTTCTTGATGCTTCCACACAGGTGCGAACGGTCTCCAGAGTAATGCCTGGGAAGCGGTGTTCAGGAATGTGGAAGTACTCCAGGGCCAGCACCAGTACCAGCACATCCACCTCTTTGGACTCATCCAAGGTTTTGAAGATCTCGGGGAAAAGATGCCATCTGAAGAAACCGGCCGCCAAATCCAAAGGGTTTCCCAAGCTGGTTCCTGGTAAGTCGAGTATACCCCTCAGTCTCTCCAGGAGCTCCCCGCTGAGGGCCGGCACCTGGAATCCAGCAGTTACGGCCTGATCAGTGTAGTTCACGCTCAGCCCGCCGCTGACACAGAGCAAGGCCAGGCGTCTTGCCCTGGGCTTTCCCAACCATTGCAAACACTGGCTTCCACCCACCATTTCCTCCAAATCCCGCACCTCTAGGGCTCCCACCTGTCTTATGAGGCCTCTCCATATATCCCAGGAACCTGCCATGGAACCCGTGTGGGATTGGGCTGCCCTGCTTCCTGTGGAGGTGTGCCCGCCTTTTAGGACCAGAAGGGGTTTTCGGCAGGCCAGTCTTGCCATGGAACCCAAAAGCTCACGACCCAAGCGAGTTCCCTCTATATAAAGCCAAACCAGCCTGGTGGCTTGATCCTCTCCTAGGAAGTCCAGGAGTTCTGAACTACTCAGGTCAGCCTCGTTTCCGTAGGATACCACCTTGGAGAATCTAAGCCCCCTGGAGCCAGCCAAGAGCACCCCCGAAATGCTCATGCCTCCACTTTGTGAAACATAACCGATGCTCCCGGGTTCTTTGGGGAAATCCGGTCTGAATGTCAGTCGGCTTTCAGGGCAGTATATGCCCATGCAGTTGGGGCCTATGAGCCTAAGTGGTTGCTCTTTCACCCATTGACGGATTCGCTCTTCCAGCTTTCTTCCGGCAGGGCTTCCAGATTCCGAAAAGCCAGAACTGAAAATTGCCACGGATCTTACTTTCTTGGCTGCGGCATCTTGCAGTACTGCCCATACCGAAGCCGCAGGCACGGCTATGATCACATGATCAACAGGCTCCGGGATATCCACCAGTCTCTTGTACGTGGGAAATCCTTGGACTGGCTCGCCCTTGAGGTTCAGGGCATAAAGTCTCCCCTCAAAGCCCATTTCCCTGAGGGACTGGAGAAAAAAACGATTCATGTTCAGTTCCTTGGGGGAGACTCCCACCACCGCCACTGAAGCTGGCCTAAATATTTTTTCCAGCTCTTGTTTTTTTCTATTCCCAGTCTCCAAATCCTGTCCTGAAATTTCCTCAAGAGCCATTTTTCTCAAGAAGCCCTCCTCGCAGTTTTCTGGGCAACAATTTCAGTTGGAAGAAAATAGGGCATAAGAGGGCCTCTGTGCAAGAGATCTGTGCCCAGTTATCACCACAAAGTAGGCAATCATCTCAGGGGGGGGTACTCCCTTGAGCTTGGCCAATCATTGCCCTAACTTGCTGGACAGGGCTACGAATATCCTGGAAAATGGTTGAGTCCCAAATCAGGATTCCTTTGGCCGATTCATTGGAGAGAAGAGCCTTTGCAACAATGAGCAATCTTGAGATATTGCTCTTATATCCTCCCGTTGCCATGCCTTCTGAACCCCCTGTGGGACTTGCTACCGTAGCTGGTCTGCTCAAGAGGGCCGGGGTGAGTTACCAGGTCTTGGATCTAAATGCAGAGGCATTCCAAGTGCTTCTCTCCTGTGATTTTCCATGCCAACAGCCTTTGGATACATTCTCCAAGAGATCCCTTGGGAGACTTCAGGAGTATTTGGAAAGGCTACGCTCCCCTGATATTTTGAAACAACCCGGGGAGTATGCCTCGGCCATCAGCCACATCCAGAGAGCCCTGTGGCTGCGAACTGCTGCTTCTGGAAATCCCAGGGTTACTTTGACGGATTTCAAGCATCCACGGCTCTCACCTCTGTCCACACAGGACCTGCATGGCATGGCCTCGGAAAGATCCATGGGCCCCATAGGAGAGTGGCTGGAGGCCAGGCTCTTGGAATGCCTTGGTTCCACTGGGGCTCAGTTGGTTGGTATTTCGGTCCAGTACTTGAGTCAGGCCTTACCAGCTATGGCGTTGGCAGGGGCCATCAAGAGTGAGTTTTCTGGAGTTAAGGTGGTCATGGGTGGGGCCCTGGTGGGCACTTGGGCCAGACTGGGACGGCTGCCCAGGCTTGATCCATGGGTGGACCTGCTGGTCCCAGGCAAAGACCTGAGCCCTCTGGCTCAACTTCTGGGTATAGAAAGACAATTCCTAGAGGGAGATTTACCCACGCCGGAATTCGAGGGCTTCCCTTGGCAATATTACCTCTCTCCCCAAAGAGTGACTCCCCTGTTCACCAGTCTTGGATGCTACTGGGGAAGATGCAGCTTTTGCCCAGAAGCTGACAAAAACCAAAGCTTCCGGCCTTTACCCACTGAGCTGATTGAGGTTTGGATGGAAAAGATCAAAAGAGAAACCCAATGTCCATGGATCCACATCACGGACAACGCCATCCCGCCAAAGGTTTTGGCCGCCTTGAGCAAGATGGATCTCGGGGTCAGATGGTTCGGCTTCGCAAGGTTTGAAAGCATACTTTCAGACCAGAAATTGGCTTTGGAACTCCACCGTTCGGGGTGTCGGATGTTGCAGCTTGGTCTGGAAAGCGGCTCTCAAAGGATTTTGGACAGACTTTGCAAAGGCACGGATTTGCATGAGGTCTCACGTATTCTTGCCAATTTGCACCAGGCTGGTATAGCTACTTACGTTTATGTTCTCTTTGGAATACCGGGTGAGACTCTGGAGGATGCCAGGAGGACTCTGGAATTTGTGGCAGAGAATGCCGAGTGGATAGATTATCTTCATTGTTCCATCTTGAACCTGCCCAAGATCAATGGATCGGCATGGGATGTGCAGCTACAAGAATTGGGTGGCCAAGAACTCCAGGATCTTAGCTTGTACACAGGCTTTCGCGCAGCCGAAGGCTTGGACAGGAGATCCGCCAGAAGATTCCTCTTGAGGGAGTTTAGCAGGGAGCCCAGAATTGCCAAGATCCTCAAGAGGGATCCGCCGGCTTTTACTTCAGCCCATGCTGCACTGTTTCACGCTGGAACAGAGGGATAAAAAAGGCCTGGGAACAATTTTCCCCTTGACTCGGATAAGCGGTTATTGTATGAGGATTCCCATTGCAGAAGGGGTCTGGCGGCGTCCATGTTAGGCGTTCCCACGCCGCACGCTTTGGAAGGATTGGTCCTTTGCCAGAGCGGCGACCTGAAGTTGGGTAAAGAGGAACGGTCCATCAAAAGAAGGAGGTTGGTGCTTTGGCAGAGGGTACGGTCAAATGGTTTAACGAGAAAAAGGGGTATGGTTTCATCCAACAGAAGGATGGCCGGGATCTGTTCGTACATTTTTCCTCCATCGACATGCCTGGTTTCAAAACCCTGACAGAAGGGGACCGGGTGGTTTTCGAGGTGGAGGAAACCGACCGGGGACCGCAAGCCAAAAACGTTAAAAAATTGTAAAACGGTCCTATCCTAGGCAGGGGTATCTCTGAAACCCAGAGATACCCTTGCTCCTGGTTGGCTCTGTTGCAAGAGAGCTTCTCGTTGACTTGCAACCCGGGGATGAATAGACTCTTTTCTTAAAGCAAGCAACCTCCCCAGAGGAGCCATGCGACTTACTGCCAACCACCTCACGTTCCTGCGCCTGGCGTTGATTCCCATCCCTTGTGCCCTGCTTCTGGGCGGCGCGATTCAGAAATCCTTGGCATTGGTCTTGTTTGTCCTGGTGGGCTTGACGGATTTTCTGGACGGATACCTGGCCAGGAAACAGGGTCCCACTGTTTTGGGAGCCCTGATGGATCCCTTGGCGGACAAAATATTTGTTGCTGCCATGTTCGTGCCTTTGGCGTACCAGGGTTCCGTGCCTTTGTGGATGGTGTGGTTGGTTTTCATCAGGGAGTATGCCATCACAGAACTCAGGAGCATCCACGGGGCCCGCAAGGCAATTTTTCGCACCTCGGAACTGGCCAAGTACAAGACCACTATCCAGATGATAGGAGGGGGAGTAATCATCCTCAACGACATCTTCGGGGCCAATTCCTGGGTCTTTGTCCCACTGGGGGGCCTTTTTCTCTTTACGGTTTGGGTGGCGTGGAAGGTGCGCCAGGCCGGGCGAAAAACAGCATTGAGGGCACTGACCTTCATGATTCTTGTGGCCTGGGCCCTGGCCATGAGGTGGCAGTTTCCTTATGACCAGGTGAACTGGGCCATAATGGGCTTGGTCACCTCGGTGACTGTGGCAAGCGGGCTTCATTATGCATATCATACCTGGAAGCTGATGGGTGTCGAGTTCTCTCAATCCTTCAGGTGGGCCGACTGTCTCGCTTTCTTGGCAGCCAGTGTCCTGTTCCCCACCATTTTTCTTGCTGCTACTGGCCTAAAAGTGGTCTCTATTTGGCTGGTCTTGGCGGTGCTGGCTTCTGAAATGTTAGTAGGAGGTCTCAATAATCTTTCGGCAGCCTCCCGGCAGGCACTGCCCTATGCACCAGGGAAAATGCGCTTGGTCTTACTCAATGGAGCAGGTCTGCTGGGCCTGGTTCTGATGGCCTTGGGCACAAAGAACTGGCAGCATGACCTGGGATACCTGGCCTTCTGGATATGCCTGATTGTGAGTCTCGTGGGGTGCATAAAGGCCGCTTATGTTCACAGACGAGCCCTTGGGGGGATTCCGGCCAAGGCATTGTAGGAGCTGGGTTGCTCTGGAGCCTAGATCACTGCCCCCAAAGGCACTCCTGGAGCTCAAGTCCCAGGGTCTCAAACACGGCGGATTTGGGGATGGTTAGAGCCCTTTGCAGTGTAAAGCGCGAAAGGATTGATTTACCTTTTCTGGGCAGGGAAACACTTTTTTTTTTCCACTAGTGTGTCCAATTACTTTGGAAGCTGGCAGATAGCTTCTCCTCGAGGATGGAGGGAATGATCAAGGCCTTCCTGATAATGGAAAAAGGCTTGCTGGAAGAGCGGGTCTATCCGTTGGAAGAGCGCCTGACCATTGGACGCAGCCCCCTCAACGTGGTTCATCTGCCAGATCCAAGTGTGTCAAGAAGACATGCGGCCCTTTACAGCCTTGGCGGCAAGACCATAGTGGAGGACTTGGGCAGTCACAATGGCACCTATGTCAACGGGGAGAGGGTTTTTAAGGCTGTGCTTAAAAATGGAGACACCCTTCGTGTGGGTAAGGTGATACTCCACTACAGGGAGCAGTACGCCTCTGAAGAGGAGCCCAATGACATTACGCAAGAGATCATCAGGACAACCCAAGAGCTTCTCCAAGGCGGTGACGAGCTGGCAGATGTGAAGATTTCCATGGCCGGAAAAGATGGGACCTCTTTCTCTCATCGCTCCAGAAGACTCTCTGAGACCCTTTCCAGGATACCTATTTTCGCTCCCTTGGATGATGAGACCCTCTCCCTGGTGGCCCACTCGGCCAGGCTCCTGGTTTTTGACCGTGGAAGGACGGTTTTCCGTCAGGGGGATCGAGGCAGCTCTCTTTACGTTGTGCTGGATGGGAAGGTGCGAGTGGTGACCTACGACCACGAGGGCAGAGAGCTGGAACTGGCTATCATAGGGGAAAACCAGTTTTTCGGAGAAATGGCCTTCTTTTCAGGAAAGCCCAGAAGCGCCACCGTGCAGGTCTTGGAAGAGTCCATCTTGTGTGAACTGAGTTTTCAGATGATGCTAGAGGTGGTGCGCAGAGTTCCCCAAGTCCGCAGTATCCTTGAAAGTTACTATAATGAAAGGCTCCAGGACACACTGGCTAAGAAGAAGGCCGCGGGCATTGTGGACAGGAGGAAACAGCCCAGGCTCAACGAACGGCTTCCAGTCAGTTTTTCTACAGTGGGTGTTCTCCCCTCTCATATAAGAGGCCGCATTTTCAGGTCCACATCCCAGGATATCTCCCAGACAGGAATAAGGATCAAGGTTCAAGACAGGGCTCTAATGAGCCTTCCAGCCGGGTGTCAGCTTCGTTTGGAGATCGGCCTTCCCCAAGGCTGGGGCACTGTGAAGGCCTTGGGGATACTAAGAAATATTGTGGACAGCAAGGAAGGAGGGGACCTG is from bacterium and encodes:
- a CDS encoding M48 family metalloprotease; this translates as MYSNVIVALAVILMWELLPSSTGGAGLEFLERIELTSGLIFFYIILVRTAFIHWKKRRRPSLESHAFQLFHASFVQRFVICGAIFYGLILYWLGWKTSLEKLPMGGSDLLLSLLGILPFLLILLGVWAACFPGGRPGLWKMSSYLWDQALLFLPVLVPWTVILAIMDLIRLLAPGLERKLQEDSLWGLGVFAVLLLVLAWGFPTLVIRLWKCSPMPVGKLREFLEDFFQRQGFRYKGIFLWNLLQGSTATAGIMGIFPSSRYVLITPSLLSLLEPQELEAVMAHEIGHVRHLHMVFYLAFMMGLTLILDLCLRAAPWALGGGFLMLEAAGLPIDGWWEKSWLDSSSVRLAASLFFVAMAVFYLRFGFGLFSRNFERQADLHALEIQGNALPLIRSLEKIGGFHPLIRSLPNWHHYSIQERVYFLSKCQQFPAEVSRHHRKVMRLVGGYLFVLLVLLALVIGWRSFHWDRYLSLRFQTTLTSRMLQKDPVNPALFFIAGTLAMETGDLARAQEFLQKSLELQPHNPEALNNLAWLYATAQDHRFKDPQKALSLALEAARLKPQEAYILDTLAEAYFQNGYFKEAVEAAQKAFSLGGHASEHYRRQLERFQRSLLPEGP
- a CDS encoding methyltransferase, which produces MSGKWSLESIMEAARGFQVSRLILTAAELNLFPLLGGDPRGAQEVAQGLGLDGRATEIFLDALAALGLLEKSGGKYRISEGLGSVLAGDSEQNVMPLLRHMATLWRRWGSLNEVLRTGMPPETDSWEARPKEEREAFIGAMHVIGKQMAPELIGAISLDGVRSILDVGGASGTYAIAFLESKKDLRVTLLDLPSVIPLARKRLEEKKLLERVELVAADFEKDSLPPGHDMAFLSAIVHQNDRVQNRLLFSKIRQALNPGGRLVIRDHVMDPSRTRPTAGALFAVNMLVSTRGGTTYTFQELKEDLESAGFQHVRWTRVGEKMDSLVEAVRMGDELP
- a CDS encoding PilZ domain-containing protein, whose amino-acid sequence is MIGFAQDTRRFPRYRVALPMRFSLISGEDRRRVSRFYRTTVRDLGLGGVSIVTPVLKLDGIHFFYNSIPTVRNQIMMQIYLRKEDLPLVALGYAAQGRVVRIKDRKAYLVGINFLQINEVQGQRLRGFLLQLEKGSRP
- a CDS encoding CoA-binding protein — its product is MALEEISGQDLETGNRKKQELEKIFRPASVAVVGVSPKELNMNRFFLQSLREMGFEGRLYALNLKGEPVQGFPTYKRLVDIPEPVDHVIIAVPAASVWAVLQDAAAKKVRSVAIFSSGFSESGSPAGRKLEERIRQWVKEQPLRLIGPNCMGIYCPESRLTFRPDFPKEPGSIGYVSQSGGMSISGVLLAGSRGLRFSKVVSYGNEADLSSSELLDFLGEDQATRLVWLYIEGTRLGRELLGSMARLACRKPLLVLKGGHTSTGSRAAQSHTGSMAGSWDIWRGLIRQVGALEVRDLEEMVGGSQCLQWLGKPRARRLALLCVSGGLSVNYTDQAVTAGFQVPALSGELLERLRGILDLPGTSLGNPLDLAAGFFRWHLFPEIFKTLDESKEVDVLVLVLALEYFHIPEHRFPGITLETVRTCVEASRSLSCPLVVVMPHSHAQSNRKALEDMVIGAKIPLFQDMSRCLKAMDLWMRYHQKTT
- a CDS encoding radical SAM protein, translated to MSNLEILLLYPPVAMPSEPPVGLATVAGLLKRAGVSYQVLDLNAEAFQVLLSCDFPCQQPLDTFSKRSLGRLQEYLERLRSPDILKQPGEYASAISHIQRALWLRTAASGNPRVTLTDFKHPRLSPLSTQDLHGMASERSMGPIGEWLEARLLECLGSTGAQLVGISVQYLSQALPAMALAGAIKSEFSGVKVVMGGALVGTWARLGRLPRLDPWVDLLVPGKDLSPLAQLLGIERQFLEGDLPTPEFEGFPWQYYLSPQRVTPLFTSLGCYWGRCSFCPEADKNQSFRPLPTELIEVWMEKIKRETQCPWIHITDNAIPPKVLAALSKMDLGVRWFGFARFESILSDQKLALELHRSGCRMLQLGLESGSQRILDRLCKGTDLHEVSRILANLHQAGIATYVYVLFGIPGETLEDARRTLEFVAENAEWIDYLHCSILNLPKINGSAWDVQLQELGGQELQDLSLYTGFRAAEGLDRRSARRFLLREFSREPRIAKILKRDPPAFTSAHAALFHAGTEG
- a CDS encoding cold-shock protein; amino-acid sequence: MAEGTVKWFNEKKGYGFIQQKDGRDLFVHFSSIDMPGFKTLTEGDRVVFEVEETDRGPQAKNVKKL
- a CDS encoding CDP-alcohol phosphatidyltransferase family protein, which translates into the protein MRLTANHLTFLRLALIPIPCALLLGGAIQKSLALVLFVLVGLTDFLDGYLARKQGPTVLGALMDPLADKIFVAAMFVPLAYQGSVPLWMVWLVFIREYAITELRSIHGARKAIFRTSELAKYKTTIQMIGGGVIILNDIFGANSWVFVPLGGLFLFTVWVAWKVRQAGRKTALRALTFMILVAWALAMRWQFPYDQVNWAIMGLVTSVTVASGLHYAYHTWKLMGVEFSQSFRWADCLAFLAASVLFPTIFLAATGLKVVSIWLVLAVLASEMLVGGLNNLSAASRQALPYAPGKMRLVLLNGAGLLGLVLMALGTKNWQHDLGYLAFWICLIVSLVGCIKAAYVHRRALGGIPAKAL
- a CDS encoding cyclic nucleotide-binding domain-containing protein, which encodes MIKAFLIMEKGLLEERVYPLEERLTIGRSPLNVVHLPDPSVSRRHAALYSLGGKTIVEDLGSHNGTYVNGERVFKAVLKNGDTLRVGKVILHYREQYASEEEPNDITQEIIRTTQELLQGGDELADVKISMAGKDGTSFSHRSRRLSETLSRIPIFAPLDDETLSLVAHSARLLVFDRGRTVFRQGDRGSSLYVVLDGKVRVVTYDHEGRELELAIIGENQFFGEMAFFSGKPRSATVQVLEESILCELSFQMMLEVVRRVPQVRSILESYYNERLQDTLAKKKAAGIVDRRKQPRLNERLPVSFSTVGVLPSHIRGRIFRSTSQDISQTGIRIKVQDRALMSLPAGCQLRLEIGLPQGWGTVKALGILRNIVDSKEGGDLGYLGIEFLEMASGHKNKLMRFIRGEALPP